A single window of Corythoichthys intestinalis isolate RoL2023-P3 chromosome 21, ASM3026506v1, whole genome shotgun sequence DNA harbors:
- the pnpo gene encoding pyridoxine-5'-phosphate oxidase — translation MRRAVSLVQFALFDANRATFLTPVACERRVFTHFIHGNTTLFSSNMDLSDMRKKYKGDEECFEENQLTSLDPIKQFGSWFDEATKCPEVGEANAMCIATATKEGRPSARMVLLKGYSDDGFRFFTNYESRKGTELESNPHACLVFYWEPLNRQIRIEGEVERIPYQSSCDYFHSRPKSSQIGAVVSRQSTPVPDRNFLREKNAELEAKYKDTQVPMPDYWGGYLVKPHLIEFWQGQTNRLHDRIVFTKVAEDAELGEHQRRGEGCWAYQRLSP, via the exons ATGAGGCGAGCAGTTTCATTGGTACAATTTGCATTATTTGATGCAAACCGAGCAACATTTTTGACGCCAGTTGCGTGTGAACGCCGAGTTTTTACGCACTTTATTCACGGAAATACGACgcttttcagctctaatatggaCCTCAGTGACATGAGAAAGAAATACAAGGGAGACGAAGAG TGTTTCGAGGAGAACCAGTTGACCTCTCTGGACCCAATCAAGCAATTTGGAAGCTGGTTCGACGAAGCTACCAAATGTCCTGAAGTTGGCGAGGCCAATGCCATGTGCATTGCTACGGCAACCAA AGAAGGACGTCCGTCGGCCCGTATGGTTCTGCTTAAAGGTTACAGCGACGACGGCTTCCGATTTTTCACCAACTACGAAAGTCGCAAGGGAACCGAACTG GAAAGCAACCCTCACGCCTGTCTGGTGTTCTACTGGGAGCCTTTGAATAGACAG ATTCGCATTGAGGGTGAGGTGGAACGCATCCCCTACCAGAGCTCCTGCGATTATTTCCACTCGAGGCCGAAGAGTAGCCAGATCGGGGCGGTGGTGAGCAGGCAAAGCACCCCGGTTCCTGACAGAAAT TTCCTGAGGGAGAAGAACGCAGAGCTGGAGGCCAAGTACAAGGACACGCAAGTGCCGATGCCAGACTACTG GGGGGGCTACTTAGTAAAGCCCCATCTGATCGAGTTCTGGCAGGGTCAGACCAACAGGCTTCACGACCGTATCGTTTTCACAAAAGTGGCCGAAGACGCCGAGCTGGGCGAGCATCAGCGGCGTGGTGAGGGTTGTTGGGCTTACCAACGACTCTCCCCGTGA
- the mrpl10 gene encoding large ribosomal subunit protein uL10m, translated as MAATLCGKLLPKKGWLPLTQSIRHGSKAVTRHRKPMHFLKQKLMAVTEYIPPKRGPPPGAYRPQTPVSQEQESPFTRMLKRDLAAVFQDCKMVAVVQNNGSTSEDMLMLKNRLHKHGIKVKFFPNEVKRSFIRGSIYSNMAPLFIGPTVLLVSEEPKAKEMLSTLRVSPQMVLLGACIDGTLLSVQGVANYARLSKLAVVQGELAGGLSAPASLTANLMRRHPAHLTALLRQYVEQQGKEA; from the exons ATGGCGGCGACCTTGTGTGGGAAATTATTACCTAAAAAAG GATGGCTCCCCCTGACTCAAAGCATCCGACACGGTTCCAAAGCCGTCACCCGCCATAGAAAACCGATGCACTTCCTCAAACAGAAGCTGATGGCCGTGACGGAGTACATCCCACCGAAACGGGGCCCTCCCCCTGGCGCGTATCGGCCGCAAACCCCTGTTTCCCAGGAGCAG GAGAGCCCCTTTACGAGGATGCTCAAGCGAGACCTAGCTGCAGTCTTCCAGGACTGCAAGATGGTTGCCGTGGTGCAGAACAACGGCTCCACCTCTGAAGACATGTTGATGCTGAAGAACAGGTTGCACAAGCACGGCATTAAGGTCAAGTTCTTCCCCAACgag GTGAAGCGATCCTTTATCCGTGGGAGCATCTATAGCAACATGGCGCCTCTGTTTATCGGACCCACGGTGCTTTTGGTCAGCGAAGAGCCCAAAGCCAAGGAAATGCTGTCCACGCTGCGAGTCAGTCCGCAGATGGTCCTATTAg GAGCATGCATAGACGGCACTCTGCTGAGCGTACAAGGCGTGGCGAACTACGCCAGGCTGTCCAAGCTCGCCGTGGTTCAAGGCGAGCTAGCTGGCGGTCTTAGTGCGCCGGCGTCGCTCACCGCCAACTTGATGCGACGACATCCCGCTCATTTGACAGCGTTGCTGCGACAGTACGTAGAGCAGCAAGGTAAAGAGGCCTGA